One segment of Solanum stenotomum isolate F172 chromosome 1, ASM1918654v1, whole genome shotgun sequence DNA contains the following:
- the LOC125862294 gene encoding UV-stimulated scaffold protein A homolog: protein MKSATAMEEEKEKMVVAGLIDKATNSTRPEVEPRLLKSIKSVVRSSDSELRLAAQTLISLMKRDHSQVRYLALLIIDELFMRSKIFRTIVVENLDQLLTLSVGFRRNLPLPPPASVASVLRPKAIEFLEKWNSSFGIHYRQLRLGYDYLKNTLRFQFPNLQANAARIRQERREREMRTKEILLKKFETLKENLASIKDEIQSTVDEIGECLNILSTKDEEDILLPSLDDEDIVEFRNSELRQIRLDSLKEGEKIKVDSENEVVFDALRELFKVLVTNHMATVQEWISVLIRVETTDTRFRDSTLKDLIDIRNHLKSVKKKCEESGCTLPKTRSVEDEDIWEEGNVEPENGKLFKMPDQGEDCSLNLNFNGMRVEAPECSNLSLKGKEKLQEANGGSETDTSRGKLLAEAPVMKWGSFLDDWGSSRRDVLANQRGLDLDGHWGRVDHDAVIPAEKIAELKVHATVYREDPIEIQPCRAPLRNGELCQRRDLKICPFHGPIITRDDEGKPIDTGSSIEDQAAQLVDQQEPINACPSVAEKIHDLDDKLVEKLAKQAVKNVRQRDREETKKREQDKQILKRAKLAKVREHNQEVLRDAALASTSRSLHAGEEQDRSSLSKSLSTSKKETLASMLKKKETAKDRLGQRLLNARARDATVRQLTVAEDSNYREAFPNQW from the exons ATGAAATCGGCAACGGCGATGGAggaggaaaaagagaaaatggtggTAGCAGGGTTAATTGATAAAGCCACCAACTCCACCAGACCGGAAGTGGAGCCCCGACTTCTCAAATCCATCAAATCGGTGGTCCGTTCCTCTGATTCCGAGCTCAGACTTGCTGCGCAAACCCTAATTTCCCTCATGAAACGTGACCACTCTCAG GTACGATATCTCGCTCTTCTCATAATAGATGAACTCTTCATGCGCTCAAAGATTTTTAGAACTATTGTTGTCGAGAACTTGGATCAGTTACTCACATTAAGTGTTGGGTTCAGAAGGAATCTGCCGCTTCCGCCTCCTGCCTCTGTTGCTTCTGTATTACGCCCCAAAGCAATTGAGTTCTTAGAGAAGTGGAATTCTTCATTTGGTATTCATTATAGGCAGCTCAGGCTGGGGTATGACTATTTGAAGAACACCCTCCGCTTTCAATTTCCAAACTTGCAAGCAAATGCAGCTAGGATTCGGCAGGAAAGGAGGGAAAGAGAGATGAGGACAAAGGAGATCCTGCTGAAGAAGTTTGAAACCTTGAAGGAGAACCTTGCTTctataaaagatgaaattcaGTCAACAGTTGATGAAATTGGTGAGTGTTTGAACATTTTAAGCACAAAGGACGAAGAAGATATATTGTTGCCTTCTTTAGATGATGAAGATATTGTGGAGTTCCGTAACTCTGAACTCCGACAAATCCGTCTTGATTCCTTGAAGGAGGGGGAAAAGATTAAAGTTGACAGTGAGAACGAAGTTGTATTTGATGCATTGAGGGAACTATTCAAGGTCCTAGTAACAAACCATATGGCCACAGTGCAAGAATGGATCTCTGTTCTCATAAGAGTGGAAACAACAGACACTAGGTTCAGGGACTCCACATTAAAGGATCTCATTGATATTCGTAATCATCTCAAATCAGTGAAGAAAAAATGTGAAGAATCTGGTTGTACTCTGCCTAAAACTAGAAGTGTCGAGGATGAAGACATATGGGAAGAGGGTAATGTGGAACCAGAAAATGGAAAATTGTTTAAAATGCCTGACCAAGGTGAGGATTGCTCCTTGAATCTGAATTTTAATGGAATGAGAGTTGAAGCTCCTGAATGTAGTAATCTCAGTCTTAAGGGAAAGGAGAAGTTGCAGGAGGCCAATGGTGGCAGTGAAACTGACACCTCTAGAGGCAAGCTTTTAGCTGAAGCTCCCGTTATGAAGTGGGGTTCTTTCCTGGATGATTGGGGATCAAGCCGCAGGGATGTTTTGGCGAACCAAAGAGGATTAGATCTTGACGGCCACTGGGGTAGGGTGGACCATGATGCGGTGATTCCTGCTGAAAAAATTGCAGAATTAAAAGTCCATGCAACTGTTTATAGGGAAGACCCCATTGAAATCCAACCATGTCGAGCCCCTTTGAGAAATGGAGAACTTTGTCAGAGGAGAGATTTGAAAATTTGTCCATTTCATGGACCTATTATTACTCGAGATGACGAAGGCAAACCAATTGATACAGGCTCATCAATAGAAGATCAGGCTGCACAGTTGGTGGATCAGCAAGAGCCCATCAATGCATGCCCTTCAGTAGCGGAGAAAATACATGATTTGGATGATAAACTTGTGGAAAAATTAGCCAAGCAGGCTGTAAAAAATGTCCGACAAAGAGATAGAGAGGAGACAAAGAAGAGAGAGCAGGACAAACAGATTTTGAAGCGGGCAAAGCTTGCCAAAGTTCGAGAACATAATCAAGAAGTTCTACGTGATGCTGCACTGGCATCCACCTCAAGATCCTTACATGCTGGAGAAGAGCAGGATAGATCGTCTTTATCTAAATCTTTGTCCACGAGTAAGAAAGAAACTCTGGCATCTatgttaaaaaagaaagaaactgCCAAAGATAGATTGGGTCAAAGGCTTCTTAATGCCCGTGCTAGAGATGCAACAGTACGACAGTTAACAGTGGCTGAGGATTCAAATTACCGTGAAGCCTTTCCAAATCAGTGGTAA